Proteins co-encoded in one Streptomyces sp. NBC_01571 genomic window:
- a CDS encoding alpha/beta fold hydrolase, producing the protein MTLTIPGFDHIRLPGADGVELAAAVGGSGSPVVLVHGFPQTHLMWRHVAERLSAEHTVICPDLRGYGASDKPAATDPGVYAKRTMAADIVTLAAALGHERFALVGHDRGALVAFRAGLDHPETITHLGMLDIVPTLDMWNVLHGASAAVGYHLFLMAQPPGLPEAMIANSADMFFGSFLDAWANDPTAIPEDVRAEYLRAGAGAVTSIVADYRASAGIDVVHDQADLDAGSQLAMPVAVVQQDWGSQLGYDAAAVWKAWAPDLDHRLTRAGHFMAEEAPDEIAAAIQDLLAR; encoded by the coding sequence ATGACGCTCACCATTCCCGGCTTCGACCACATCCGCCTGCCCGGTGCGGACGGTGTGGAGCTGGCTGCCGCTGTCGGCGGCAGCGGCAGCCCGGTCGTGCTGGTGCACGGTTTCCCCCAGACCCACCTGATGTGGCGACACGTCGCCGAGCGACTCTCCGCTGAGCACACGGTGATCTGTCCCGACCTGCGGGGCTACGGCGCCAGTGACAAACCGGCGGCCACCGACCCCGGTGTGTATGCCAAGCGCACCATGGCCGCCGACATCGTGACCCTGGCGGCGGCGCTCGGCCACGAACGCTTTGCCCTCGTCGGCCACGACCGAGGCGCCCTGGTCGCCTTCCGGGCGGGGCTGGACCACCCGGAGACCATCACACACCTGGGCATGCTCGACATCGTGCCGACGCTCGACATGTGGAACGTCCTGCACGGCGCCTCGGCGGCGGTCGGCTACCACCTCTTCCTGATGGCGCAGCCGCCAGGCCTGCCGGAGGCGATGATCGCCAACAGCGCGGACATGTTCTTCGGTTCGTTCCTCGACGCCTGGGCCAACGACCCGACCGCCATACCCGAGGACGTGCGCGCCGAATACCTGCGGGCCGGCGCCGGGGCCGTGACGTCGATCGTCGCGGACTACCGGGCCTCGGCGGGCATCGACGTCGTGCACGACCAGGCGGACCTGGACGCGGGGTCGCAACTGGCCATGCCCGTGGCGGTCGTCCAGCAGGACTGGGGCTCGCAGCTGGGCTACGACGCCGCCGCGGTGTGGAAGGCGTGGGCGCCGGACCTGGACCACCGACTGACCCGAGCGGGGCACTTCATGGCCGAGGAGGCCCCCGACGAGATCGCGGCGGCGATCCAGGACCTGCTGGCCCGCTGA
- a CDS encoding AfsR/SARP family transcriptional regulator: MRIDVLGAVRALGDDGSPIDLGGPRHREVLARLVAAEGRMVTTETLVDDLWTDPPTRAVGALRTFVAALRRAVEPGRPPRDPPRVLVTEGPGYALRLPREDVDVHRFQDILARARRSPDAVSDLGAALAAWRGPAYADVPGSAWAQRERTRLEELRLEGVELRARILLDHGEGGDLVAELGAHCAEHPWREPAWGLLARALYRAGRRADALAALRRARAMLVDQLGLDPGAELQRLETDILNGSAPLEGARTAWTGMGVRLGPRTTVDVARTLALAGGDALVHSRRDRLAAVQAAERTGDLSLTARIIGAYDVPAVWSRADDPEQSRAVVAAAERTLAALGADGPADLSARLLATIAVESRSADLSGTEQRRAQQAARHAEALARDLADPALLAFALNGVFLHSFARPGLAAVRDRIGVEILDLATRHELPNFAVLGRLVRLQSASALGDLDAATFHAQAAEQLADTIESPLVSVLTGWFRARSAAARSTEPGGPTAATAAAHYRVAENALRTAGMPGLHRGLLPLALLGLRLLHGRPAPTDPHLDWGPYRPWARPLVLLAQDRCEEARTALASAPEPARDHMQEAMWCLTARAAARLGERAIAARAVASLRDARAEHAGAAGGMLTLGPVAPYLAEAEACAGAG, translated from the coding sequence ATGCGAATCGACGTGCTCGGTGCCGTGCGAGCCCTCGGCGACGACGGCAGCCCGATCGACCTGGGCGGACCCCGCCATCGTGAGGTACTCGCCCGGCTCGTCGCCGCCGAGGGACGGATGGTCACCACCGAGACCCTCGTCGACGACCTGTGGACCGATCCGCCGACCCGCGCCGTGGGCGCCCTGCGAACCTTCGTCGCCGCGCTGCGCCGCGCCGTCGAACCCGGCCGGCCACCCCGCGATCCGCCGCGCGTTCTCGTCACCGAAGGTCCCGGCTATGCGCTGCGCCTGCCGCGTGAGGACGTGGACGTCCATCGGTTCCAGGACATTCTGGCCCGCGCCCGGCGCAGCCCCGACGCCGTGTCCGACCTCGGCGCGGCACTCGCGGCCTGGCGCGGACCCGCCTACGCCGATGTGCCCGGCTCCGCATGGGCGCAACGCGAGCGGACCCGGCTGGAGGAATTGCGGCTGGAGGGGGTGGAGCTGCGCGCCCGCATCCTCCTCGACCACGGGGAAGGGGGTGATCTCGTGGCCGAGTTGGGTGCCCACTGCGCCGAGCATCCGTGGCGCGAGCCGGCCTGGGGACTGCTCGCCCGCGCGCTGTACCGCGCGGGACGCCGGGCCGACGCGCTGGCTGCCCTCCGCCGCGCCCGCGCCATGCTCGTTGATCAACTCGGACTCGACCCCGGTGCCGAGCTCCAACGCCTGGAGACCGACATCCTCAACGGGTCCGCGCCCCTCGAAGGCGCACGTACCGCGTGGACCGGCATGGGTGTCCGTCTCGGCCCGCGCACCACCGTGGATGTGGCCCGCACTCTCGCACTGGCGGGTGGCGACGCTCTCGTCCACTCGCGGCGCGACCGCCTCGCCGCCGTCCAGGCGGCGGAACGCACGGGAGACCTCTCCCTGACCGCCCGGATCATCGGCGCCTACGACGTGCCCGCCGTCTGGAGCAGGGCCGACGACCCCGAGCAGTCCCGCGCCGTCGTCGCGGCTGCCGAGCGCACGCTCGCCGCGCTCGGCGCCGACGGCCCCGCCGACCTGTCCGCCCGTCTCCTGGCCACGATCGCCGTCGAGAGCCGAAGCGCCGATCTGTCCGGTACCGAGCAGAGGCGTGCGCAGCAGGCGGCACGGCATGCCGAGGCGCTGGCGCGGGACCTGGCCGATCCCGCTCTGCTGGCCTTCGCCCTCAACGGGGTGTTCCTGCACTCCTTCGCCCGTCCCGGACTGGCGGCGGTACGGGACCGGATCGGCGTCGAGATCCTCGACCTCGCCACCCGGCACGAACTCCCGAACTTCGCCGTACTCGGCCGACTCGTCCGCCTTCAATCCGCCTCGGCCCTCGGTGACCTCGACGCCGCAACCTTCCACGCACAAGCGGCCGAACAACTCGCCGACACCATCGAGTCGCCCCTCGTCTCCGTCCTCACCGGATGGTTCCGGGCCCGGAGCGCGGCCGCACGCAGCACAGAACCCGGCGGACCGACCGCGGCCACGGCCGCAGCGCACTACCGCGTTGCCGAGAACGCCCTCCGGACGGCCGGAATGCCGGGGCTGCACCGCGGCCTTCTCCCGCTCGCCCTGCTGGGGTTGCGCCTGCTGCACGGCCGGCCCGCGCCCACTGACCCGCACCTCGACTGGGGCCCGTACCGGCCTTGGGCGCGACCCCTCGTGCTGCTCGCCCAGGACCGGTGCGAGGAGGCCCGTACCGCCCTCGCCTCGGCGCCCGAACCAGCGCGTGACCACATGCAGGAGGCCATGTGGTGCCTGACCGCCCGCGCCGCCGCACGCCTCGGCGAGCGCGCCATCGCCGCACGCGCCGTGGCTTCCCTGCGTGATGCCCGTGCGGAACACGCCGGCGCCGCCGGCGGAATGCTGACGCTGGGCCCGGTGGCGCCGTACTTGGCGGAGGCTGAGGCATGCGCCGGAGCGGGGTAG